The Arachis ipaensis cultivar K30076 chromosome B10, Araip1.1, whole genome shotgun sequence DNA window AGAgatgcatacatatatatatagatcTTGCACAAAAGTATATACAAAAAGAAATAGATCTTAGAGAGAATATATGTGTAATAATACTAATAAATAATGAAAGTAATTAATGAAATTAtgaagcaataataataataaacctgGAGGAACTAGAGAACTCATAGAGCTTGCCACGGTTAGAGAAGATCATGAGAGCAACCTCAGCATCACAAAGCACTGAAAGCTCATATGCCTTCTTCAGAAGCCCATTTCTTCTCTTTGAAAATGTCACTTGCCTATTTACCTTGTTCTCTATTCTCTTCAGCACAACCTTCCCTCTTCCCATTATTAGTAaattttctctctctatgatGCTCACTCTCTCTGTAGCTAGCTTTTGAACTATATTGGTTAAGAGATGAGAAGAATAATGCTTTCTTAAATAGGATGTGTGATTATTACGGTACCAAAAGGGACAaaaagaaagcaaactagaaGGAAGAGCAACGtactaataataaatatataacaagTGAACTAATTTGAGTTGATTGAGTCTTcagtttacttatttatttaagtAAGTGTTGGAGATTTGAATTACACTTTGTGTATATAACAATTTATTGGCCAATAACAAATTCTTAAAACTCAAATCAATAGATTAGTCTTTGATTTATCTAATTGGGGAATAAAGTGAAAACTTTGTGgcaataacataataataacCACTATAtgtcttatttaatttatttatgtttttgtaGTAATTATATATTTATCATTATCACTATATATTATAATGACAATTGTatattttttaggtttaattactctgttaatccctatagttttgtaaaatttttaattaggtccctatacttttttttttaattgggttcttgcaccaattttttttttcaattaggtccttcttaacagtaattggtttaattgtatagagacccaattaaaaaaaaaatagtgcaaggacccaaataaaaaaaaatataaggaccaaattaaaaataaaatttgatgcaatgactcaattaaaaagaaaaaaaagtatatggacctaattgaaaattttacaaaattataaagactaacaaaataattaaacctaaaccttttaaattcatatttttttagaGACAATTTTATTAGTCNNNNNNNNNNNNNNNNNNNNNNNNNNNNNNNNNNNNNNNNNNNNNNNNNNNNNNNNNNNNNNNNNNNNNNNNNNNNNNNNNNNNNNNNNNNNNNNNNNNNNNNNNNNNNNNNNNNNNNNNNNNNNNNNNNNNNNNNNNNNNNNNNNNNNNNNNNNNNNNNNNNNNNNNNNNNNNNNNNNNNNNNNNNNNNNNNNNNNNNNNNNNNNNNNNNNNNNNNNNNNNNNNNNNNNNNNNNNNNNNNNNNNNNNNNNNNNNNNNNNNNNNNNNNNNNNNNNNNNNNNNNNNNNNNNNNNNNNNNNNNNNNNNNNNNNNNNNNNNNNNNNNNNNNNNNNNNNNNNNNNNNNNNNNNNNNNNNNNNNNNNNNNNNNNNNNNNNNNNNNNNNNNNNNNNNNNNNNNNNNNNNNNNNNNNNNNNNNNNNNNNNNNNNNNNNNNNNNNNNNNNNNNNNNNNNNNNNNNNNNNNNNNNNNNNNNNNNNNNNNNNNNNNNNNNNNNNNNNNNNNNNNNNNNNNNNNNNNNNNNNNNNNNNNNNNNNNNNNNNNNNNNNNNNNNNNNNNNNNNNNNNNNNNNNNNNNNNNNNNNNNNNNNNNNNNNNNNNNNNNNNNNNNNNNNNNNNNNNNNNNNNNNNNNNNNNNNNNNNNNNNNNNNNNNNNNNNNNNNNNNNNNNNNNNN harbors:
- the LOC107621131 gene encoding agamous-like MADS-box protein AGL9 homolog — encoded protein: MGRGKVVLKRIENKVNRQVTFSKRRNGLLKKAYELSVLCDAEVALMIFSNRGKLYEFSSSSSMMKTIERYHMHKYSLPQTTQVRNHDTQPQNTYQDYVTLKAYVELLQRSQR